The Panthera tigris isolate Pti1 chromosome A1, P.tigris_Pti1_mat1.1, whole genome shotgun sequence region TTCACTGAAGGATGAATACTGgttgaaggctttcccacattcattgcaCTGGTAGGGTTTCTGACCAGTATGAATTCGCTGGTGTTCAATAAGGGTGGAGATGCGTGTGAAGGTTCTCCCACATTCCAAGCATTTACACAGCTGTTCTCCAGTATGAAGCTTCTGATGTTCAGCCAGGGATGCAAACTGGCTGTAacctttcccacattcactgcatttatagggtttctctcctgtgtggatTCTTTGGTGTCTGTGAAGTTTTGCTCTACAATTGAAGGCCTTCTCACATTCAGCACATTTATAgagtttctctccagtatgaatccTCTGATGTACAGTAAGGGTTGAACACTGGCTAAAGGCTTTACCACATTCCTTACACTGGTAGGGTTTCTCGCCGGTGTGCACCCTCAGGTGTTTGATTAGGGTCGAGCTGCTGCTAAACGCCTTctcacattcattacatttgtaaggtttctctccagtatgaattctctgatgggCAAGAAGGGAGGATCTGTGGCTAAACGGTTTCCCACACTCACTACATCTGTAGGGTTTCTCaccagtgtgaattctctggtgTTCAATCAGATGGAGACTCTGGTTGAAgcttttcccacattcattacaaaGATGAGGTTTTTCTCCTGGGTAAATCTGGATGCATCTCATTAGAtcaaaattctgtttaaaatctCTCCCAAAAGTGTAATGTATATTGGGTATCCTTTCTATAGGAACACTCTGTTGTGTGACAAGAATTGTATTTATAAGTAAGCCTTTCCCCAATTCAAGACGTGTCTGCTTTACATCTCCACTCACAGTTTTTTTGTGTGAGGCCATGATTTGCTGAAGAGGTTTCTTCCGTTGCTCCTGTTCTGTTCCACTCTCCAACTCCAAAGTCTGTCCAAAATCGATGTCCCAGTGACCAAACTTAATggactttttctttattattccctgAGATGTTTCTTCTATAGAAATGTCCTGTCTGGGAGGTGAGGCTTCCATTTCAGGCCAAGTCTTGAAACCTGGAGTGGATCAGAAGCATTAACGGCACCTCTACGGGAAGAGAGAAACATGCAACCGTGGAACAGTAAAATTGGCAATAGTACATATAAAAGAGGTCTGagaggcggctgggtggctcagttagctgagtgtccgactcttggtttcaactcaggtcatgatcccagggttgtgggatccagccccatgtcgggctctgcactgaaagtggagcctgcttgagattctctctatccctctctctctgcccttctcccctgctctctctctctctcaaaaaataaataaataaaagaggtttTATACCTCTTTTGACCTCAAATATGGACTTGCCACTGGGGAAAAACAGGACAGGATGGAAAGGAAGAGTGGTAAACAGGTGAAGGAGTGGTGTCGGAGAATAGAGTGAACATATTAACATTGGAAACAAAGACATTGCGACTTGAGAgaagtagaggcagagagaacaggtcGAGCTGAAGGTATGAGGCTACAGAAAAATGTTAGCTCCTAAGCTCGAGTTGAATAAACTGTGGCATATTTCAGTGTATCATTTCCTGTTCTGTATGCCGGGCCATGAGGTAGGTaacttgtctttattttctccttttttttttttttaaagtttacttacttacttacttacttacttatctatctatttatttatttatttttgcataatctctacacccaacatggggctcgaactcacatctatctatctatctatctattttttttttttgcataatctctacacccaacatggggctcaaactcacaagcccaaGATTTAGAGTTGTGTGCCCCTCCaagtgagtcagccaggcacccgtACCTTCTTTCTATTCacatgtggcttttatgatgttagtGCCCATAGCTGAAACTCTAGgtgtgatcatttaaaaatatctgtgatgttttccttaaattttgtgaATCTGTATGTGAATATGATTTTGTATCATAGTCTGTGAAAGGAGAAACAGTCTGTTAATAAGAGGGTGCTCAGGTTTTCAAACTTATAGCAGCCCTGAAGCATGACTGTATTGAGGATTTCTGATCTAAATTCAAGATGCTGActataaagaagaggaaaatatggaataaatCAGCCTCGTGCAACAACCTATCCCTGGTGATTGGAGGAATAACAGTTTTGTtcacacctccctgcccccacttttCCCTTCCAAATTGATCACGAGGAAAAACAGATACAGTCATCTCTTCTAATAACCTGCAACCAGAAGACTGACCTCCTTTTGtaggaatctttttatttttatatttgtattatttattaaagttttaatttttttaatgtttattcatttatttgagagagagtgacagagagagtttgagtaagggaggggcagaaagagaaggagacacaatccgaagcaggttccaggctctgagctgtcaacacacagcctgacgtggggctcaaactcacgaaccgcgagatcatgacctgagccgaagtcggacacttaacagactgtcacccaagcgccccctaaagattttatttttaagtaatctctatacccagcatggggctcaaactcacaaccccaagatcaaaggtctcatgctccactgactgagccagccacgcacccCTGTGAGAATCTCTTTAGACAAATGAAAGTTTACAAGAAATGTGGAGTCAATATGCCCCAAAGTTCTGAAATATGCCCAAGCCCCAAGCTCAGATATGATGTTAAGTGAAAGGATTCAGCTTGAGCTGATTCTATGGAACTATGGGCTCAAATCTGGCTTTCTTTAATCAATCCATGATTGAAAATAGGTTAAAACTAGGTCTGTGTAATTAGGTAATTGTATGTACTTAAATTTAGGTTAATAAAAATCCATCAGgttttagtaataaaatatatatgattaaaattaaataataagagGAAAAAGGCACACAGGCTATAAATctgtataaaaatatagatttttcttcAAGATGTTAATGGAAAACCTAACAGTTTGCAAGTTAAAGGATTGACCAGGGTACTTCCCCTCTTTTTATCCTTTGTCACAATATGACATTCCCTGCCCATCCAGAAATTTACTAGGCTACTCTAAtctcatttttctaaagaaatttaaTGACTAAAGCCTaaatcagtctctctctctctcttccaaaacatattttacttaaaCATTCTATCacttaacatatatacatacacgaaGTCTGAAAATAATTCAAGTGTTTGTTCAAGGAGAATATCTTGATTATTGTTAATGTACATTATTAGTGTATATTAATATagacatattatgtatatatatgtatatactatacatacatattgtatattataCATGCTATAATGTATATTACATACCTATATTATACATTAACATTATAAACATTAACATTATTTGTTAATTCCTTACTGTGCACATGATAAGCATGCAATTAGAGTGTCttgcataaaaaaaataatgggagcATGTGGGTGGTGCaatcggttaagcaactgactcttgatcttggctcaggtcatgatctcacagtatagGAGTTTGAGTCtggcattaggctctgcactgatggtgcgaaccctgcttggaattctgtctctcctctctgcccgccccttcttgtgctctctttctctctcaaaataaataaagaacaacaaaactgggCAGAGTTAGTTGGAAAAATTATGAAGAGCAGGTGAcctcaaaaatgaaaagggaTTCCCTCCTCTTATAACAGACTCCTGAAACCCAgtcatttattgaacaaatagtGAATGATCAGCAATGATAATATGAAATGTACAAATGATTAAACAGTAATGGTTCATTTCTCCTTGATATGAGAAGCCTCGGCTGTATAATGTTGGTGTGAGGTTCAGAGAACCAAGACACCAACACCAACAGTATTAGCAAGGAGTGGTTCTATAAAGGAAGCTGGATAATaaagagtgaggggatggatttcagtagaaaatgaaaagaggagTCTATGAGACAGAAAGAAGGCCTGATCAAAGTCATCTGTGGGGAAAGTAAACctatttgggggcagggggaggggcttaATGACTAAAAGAGGAAATCCAGGTtcgaattcatttaaaaaaatttttttaatgtttatttatttttgagagagagacagggtgcacgcacgagagagcaagcacactagagggggaggggcagagagagagggagacacagaatccgaagcaggctccaggctccaagctgtcagcacagagctgtgagctcatgacctaagccgaagtcagaggcttaactgactgagccacccaggcacccctggaataacAGGGTAAAGCCAAACACAGAGTTCCTGAACAACTGGcagaagaattcagaataataatACAGGTCACAGGAGGGGTTGTAAGTTCTTAGGCAGATAATAATAAGAAACGGTGGCCTTATTTGGTAAGAACGAGGACAGAGTGGAAGGTGAACAATGATATAGCTGCCATGGTCTGGTTGCACTGAGTACTTAAATCTGAGCTTCCTTGGCACTGAGTTAATCATAAAGGCAGTTCAATtacactcaaaaaatattaagtgaagGCAGTATATTTGATGCTACAGGCACAGAATTCAAAGACAGACCtggtttcttccttaaatatgcACAATccaattaggaaaagaaataacaggagAATAACTATAATTCACTACAACAGATGCTGTAATGGATATGTTCAAGGCATGCAGAAAGTGCTGTATGAATGCGACTGACTGGAAAATGGATGCTGACtgggaagcaggaaaaaataagaaaaacccaCAGATGAGGGGGGCAGATGGATCTAAGGTTTCCTGTGGACAAGGGGGAAGCAGTAACCCGAGAAGGAATGACACACAAATGTTAATGAGGGTTCAGGTTTGGCCAGAACATGGAGCCAGAGTGGAAGTGGCCACTGATTTCTATAAAGCAACATGGAGACAGGCTATGAAGTAGGTTTAATGTCACATTAAGGAATTTTACTTTACTCCGTGGATAAAGAGAGAAACAACAAGGTCTCTTAAGGTATGGGAATAACACCTgagttttgaaaagatcaatCACTCTGCTGATGGCCCAGAAGGCGAAAGAGGAgaacaaggctcagagaaggtagGTAACTTTCCCCGTAGCTCAGAGCACTTGGAAGCAGTGGCAGGGGTAacatgaaatcaggaaatgtcCAAAGTCAAATCATGATCTTATGTGCTAGGCTGTACTACTCAGTAACTCTTTCTTTggataaaactgtattttcttttcttttttaatttttttaatgtttctttattttcaagagagagtgcacatgcacacgtgcatgagttggcgagaggcagagagagaggaagacacagaatcccagagctcgaactcatgaaccataagaccatgacctgagccgaagttggacacttaactgactgagccacccaggcgcccctagaaaactgtattttaataaagGTGAAAAGTATTTGTGAAGACAACGAGCAAACAAAACATGCCAATAAAGGCAAGAATCATAGATTATAAAGGTCAAACCACAAAGAccacaaaccacaaaatattGCCCAGTCTGTGTCACACGGTGAACAGAAATGACACTGGTGATCGAGGCTTTTCTCACTGCTTTTCAGCTTTTCCAGCTCTGCCAGCAAAGTGTTTGACAACCTCTGATGCACTGTTTCTTCCGTGATAAAGAGAGGTATCTAAATTTGATGGTCTTCAAGTGATCTTCTAACTTCAACAACTTACAGTTTTATGATAAAGACCAGTGAGCTTAGACTAGGCTAGAAGAGGAGTCTACAAACTACAGGTCTCTGGGCCAACTCCAGCTGATACTTCCTTCTGGTGCTAGAAGGCAGCCACACCTATGGGTTGACTACTTACTGTCTCTGTCTGCATTTGCATTACCTTGCACTAAGATGGCAGAGTTTAAGGGCTGCAAAAGAGACCTGTGGCCCCCAATgccaaaatatttaccatctagTCCACTGTGGGAAAAGCATGCCAAGCCCTGGACCAGAAAAGCTACAGAGGTCCAGGGGAGCTGGTTGACTCTCACAGTGGGACATGACAACCCCAGTCTCCAGGGACATAAAAGGGAAATGCTGAGTTAAGAAACCGGAGACACGGAAGCGTTGACAACACCCTGAAATATGGGGTTGTGAGAGAAATTACAAAGAATTCAAGATGCAACCGAAGGTGTAAAGTTTTTCAAGTCTGTCATGTGTAA contains the following coding sequences:
- the LOC102967977 gene encoding zinc finger protein 354C isoform X2, producing the protein MLENYGTLVSLGIPSSTPKVICRLQQGEDPCVVERETPQDACLGFKTWPEMEASPPRQDISIEETSQGIIKKKSIKFGHWDIDFGQTLELESGTEQEQRKKPLQQIMASHKKTVSGDVKQTRLELGKGLLINTILVTQQSVPIERIPNIHYTFGRDFKQNFDLMRCIQIYPGEKPHLCNECGKSFNQSLHLIEHQRIHTGEKPYRCSECGKPFSHRSSLLAHQRIHTGEKPYKCNECEKAFSSSSTLIKHLRVHTGEKPYQCKECGKAFSQCSTLTVHQRIHTGEKLYKCAECEKAFNCRAKLHRHQRIHTGEKPYKCSECGKGYSQFASLAEHQKLHTGEQLCKCLECGRTFTRISTLIEHQRIHTGQKPYQCNECGKAFNQYSSFSEHRKIHTGEKLYPCGECGKAFGCKSNLYRHQRIHTGEKPYQCNQCGKAFSQYSFLTEHERIHTGEKLYKCMECGKAYSYRSNLCRHKKVHTKEKLYKWKEYGNPFIYSSSLTQYQRFLRDDESCEV
- the LOC102967977 gene encoding zinc finger protein 354C isoform X1 — protein: MAVDLLPTKVKESVTFRDVAVVFSQDEWLRLDSAQRTLYREVMLENYGTLVSLGIPSSTPKVICRLQQGEDPCVVERETPQDACLGFKTWPEMEASPPRQDISIEETSQGIIKKKSIKFGHWDIDFGQTLELESGTEQEQRKKPLQQIMASHKKTVSGDVKQTRLELGKGLLINTILVTQQSVPIERIPNIHYTFGRDFKQNFDLMRCIQIYPGEKPHLCNECGKSFNQSLHLIEHQRIHTGEKPYRCSECGKPFSHRSSLLAHQRIHTGEKPYKCNECEKAFSSSSTLIKHLRVHTGEKPYQCKECGKAFSQCSTLTVHQRIHTGEKLYKCAECEKAFNCRAKLHRHQRIHTGEKPYKCSECGKGYSQFASLAEHQKLHTGEQLCKCLECGRTFTRISTLIEHQRIHTGQKPYQCNECGKAFNQYSSFSEHRKIHTGEKLYPCGECGKAFGCKSNLYRHQRIHTGEKPYQCNQCGKAFSQYSFLTEHERIHTGEKLYKCMECGKAYSYRSNLCRHKKVHTKEKLYKWKEYGNPFIYSSSLTQYQRFLRDDESCEV